The region AATTTATGATCATGATATCACATACCTTTGGTGTAGTAGGTAGACACGCTAAGAGAGAATCTTTGAACCGTTTATAGATGATGGGATAGAATGGCCTGATAAATGGAGACACTTAGACGATTGCAAACCTACGATTTAGCTTGTAAGATAAAACGAGAACGTGATTGTGCTTGCAGGTCGATGAGATTCTCAGCAACATTGACTCAAACgtaaaaatagaattaatcATTTTGTGAGCACAGCAACGGTGCATGAAAGACTGGGAGTACAGTTCCTTACAgttttgtatgtaaaaaaaaaaaaatttttggtgttCGTTTTACGTGATTATCAAAACGGGAACGAAGAAACATATTGACGCGATTTGAGGGAGGTGGCTTGGAAGTCAATGTGAAATGAAATCCCtcttttttacaaataaattcggtctaattaacaatttgaaaattcctttccatttttaaaactaatttatAGGTTTTTCTTTCCACAGGTAACAAATTTATGTTACACGGTACATTTACATGCCATAACACCCTCTGAATATAGCATCGTTCAACAGCCAAGATAAGTAACGATATAAGCAGTTCATGGGAGCTTAAAAAAGGCAAATAAATCTCACGATAAACGTGACGAAAGGTTTAAGCACATAGGTACAAAAGGGATAAACGAGTTGAATAAGTGGCTGTTACTTAAGCGATTTTAAAGACACAACGGTGAAGAGAACGATTTTGCACAATATTTTATGCTTATGAAGTTTTAGGCTACGTGATATACGCATTCGTTTTGGTTAATATAAGGGATACATGGGAATAGCGTGTAATGATAGTGGGTATAATCTTCGAATACTCTTATCCATGGCATATTTTCTAGTATGTGTGTCAAGGCTGTAGTGGAACAGTGGAATATGGGGATGACGCTACGCCTAAATTTACACTTATCTTTTAATATGATGGACAACgaatgttttcatttcttgTGCATGGTAGAAAGtggattttattgaattttgaaaattattcctCCTCGGCCAAATTGAGAGGATTGTCAAGGATAACAGATTACGCTGCGTGAAGCATGATGTGAATCTTTATTGGTTTGTATCttccatcgatataatatagggtagatgggtacacacgaagaacgaaatttgtaatcacaacacaaaacaaagCGAAGGTACATTAAAAGGTACATTCAAAAAGGAAGGGGACATTaagattttgaaatatttgaatggcTTTAATCTGCGCGTTTTCTTAGAATGTAGgttacgttacacatacattCTTACGTTCTTTCCGCACAAACGTTCTTCGTGTGTACcaatctaccctatattatatcgatggtctTCTCTCCTCTGCAtcaaccaaggctgtatactttggggaggtcacgcagatcagaggtcacgcagatgcagatacgcagTGACCTCCTCAAAGTATACAGCGTATACAGCCTTGGCATCAACgtctatagagtgttatgatgaaagagaaaatattttgacaagcaccccaaggcaagttataaatAACTATCCTTCGGTCCTCTAGCTCGCATCGTAAGgggttgaaagagaagcaaatactttgacaagtaccccaaggcaagttttAATTAACTGGAATTCGGTCGTCTCGCTCcgatcataacactctatgtCATCGTTTTATAGATCGGCTGTCaatgttgaaatatattgACCGCTTTAGTATTATTCGTGTATGATTACACGTTCCAAGTCGaagaattatcaaaaattaaattttcaccgaaaaatgtcgaacatttttggtttttccgAGGATATGCTGCCTCGACATTTTCCGAAGGTTCACCGGGCGAAGGCACTACAGCCGGTAGACGAGGTAACATTCATAACAAAATTGGCTTTTTTTCTCAGAGTTCTAAAAAGAGAATTTAACGTAGACAGTAATTGTTACTCCACAACCGACGCTGCCCAGTGTTTCCCTGATATGTACGAGCGAAAACAGCATAAAACCACAACACCCGATTCGAAAATGGAATGACCGGCAATGCCATGCCATATTACAGAATGATTCAATGAAGCACCAAGCTAAATCAGTGAAGAAACATGTCCGATTTGTAGCCAACAATGGGGACATCAATCGCTACATTTCAACTGAACGCAGAGATGCTGATGTTCGATCAAAGCTGGAATGCAGTTTTTTTGAGTCTCAACAGAAACATCGACTTTATCAGCCAAGGCGAATAAAATCGGAAGTTGCTGATAACATAAGACAAACGCCTTACGAGATGAGCTTTCTAGCAACTGAGGCAACGagagaaaattgtttgtctCGGTCTCGTTTCTTACCTTCTGATTGTCACCATCAATTGCACGGAAATGGCCCAAGTAAAATCACAGATCTGCAAGCAGAAAATGTCGTATACGGTCCACGTGAAATGGTTAGCGAACAATCCAGCCAGTCACACTCATCGTACgagattttgttgaacattttGGAAGAACAACAACATCACATTGCCATGCAACGGAATCAGATTCTAATGCAAGAGAAACAGAATCTGGAACAACAGAAAGAGATTTGTATTCTAGAGTATCAGATCCAGCAGCTGCTATTGCAAAAGGAAGCTGTTGTTATCCAAACATATGAACCGACGAGCAGTGCGAATATTTATAAGACTAAAAGCGTATTTCCACAAGAACCGCCAATGGATTTCGGTTGCAAATTATCAGGATTTTCAAACGATACCAACAATGACCAAAGTGTAAAGAATTTTGGAGTCAGTCAAGTTACGAACGTTGCGGTATCAAGCTTTGTGTTCGATACGTATGGGGCAGCAAATTCTGCGattttttacaacaacattAACGAAACCGTTTCTGCAAGCCCACTCTCGTAATTTTGAACGTTTCTTTCATCAATCTGACCGATGTTTTTAATTgcttgtcaattttcagttcTACAAGCCCAGCTACCACACCATCATGTAACAGTTATGGACAATCCCAGTTGGCATTGGACCGGAGTTTAGTGTTGAATATGCTGAGaatgaaatataaatgttCAGAAGTGGAAAAATCGTTGGATGCCAACCAACGCCAAAGCGACAATCATCAATTTTCTGATGATATTCCGTTTGATGTGTACGATTATTTGGTACGACATGGATTGATCGCGAGACAAGCTTAATGGCTAGAGCTCTAATTTTCTGTATTAATAAAATGCAACGAAGCGACGTTGttcaatttgattaatttacTCGTTTTTACAAACCTTCACTTGTTATCCAATCCCTAGTGACAGAAATTACCGAGGATTCTCACTATTTTTACTACTTTAGGCCCTTGCGGATGTGTCTAAATTTAAGGTTGCTAAGTATTCGTCTGtcttagaaattttttcatcgCTGCAGAAAGTGCTTGAGACTACAATTCCCCTATTCCATAGACCTTCGACTTTTTGCCAAACGTTATGTTTTTGGTTGAAGAACTCAGATAGGAGGAATGGGGAATaggaatagaaaaaaaaactcaaacaaaaaatgatcaTTGGGTTTCGAAATCGATCGTGCAAAAATAGAGCCACTCTGTGACGAAGCGCTTACCCACTCGGTCACAGAGGACCCTATGATTATGCTCATATAGGTTTCAAtgagacaaacaaacaaacaaacaaaaatcagctcgttttcctttcttttttttatattttttcgcTTCTCAATTAAAAACATAATCCTGCAGTCAGTGGCATAaatctaaataaaatgaaattatttctagTCCTAATATTGACAGGCcaatgtttgtttttaaaaaatattttcaatttaaagttGTATGACTTGGTGTacgaaataaaatgataaatggaGTCACAACTACCAAAGGAAATGCGATTTTACTTCGTTAGTAGTGGTGGTCATTAGACATTAagcttataattcgctaagaCCAATTTTACCAATTGTATCTGTATACTGTcgtaattttaagaaaaaaatccggGTAAATCtgctacaaatattttttgaaaaaaaaaacgaaaatttttcctCCACATCGTTTTGTTTATCCTTGCATGGTTCCTGAATATAGGGTTCAGGATCTTAAGCTCAAGTTGTTTTTCAAACAGATTTGTTCTGATGTCCTACATTCGATTGTATCAATGCATTCCGATTGTCTCGATAGCCGTGGAATACATCTAAAATAATTTACCAATCACGATAAAATTTGGATACGCTAGTATATTGCCGTAATTCATTGAGGCACATAATTGTAGTAAAAGCAGTTTCACTATAAGCTTGCTATTTTCGTGTCAATTGAACATCATAATGTCATTACGTAGCGTTTGCTTAAGTCTGCTGTTGATGATGGTAACTTTTCTAGCTTTATATTGGGTTATCacaacatttcacagatgccAAGCATTACACAAAAGGCAATTTTACCGAGTCTTCTACTTTTTTCGGACAAAATATTCTCAGGACAGTTTTGCAATTGATTATTGTTTCACACTCAATTCATTATAATTTATGAATCTCAATTAGACCACTGCTCATTTTCgtcgtcgctgtcgataacagttGAAATGAATAGTGGAACACAAGTGTCAAAtcataacaaaagaattcgcATTAACGTGGTAGAGGACGATTTGTAGACATTTTAGAATTATAGGAGGATGTATGAAGGTGTATGTTGAGTATGCGTTcatccaacatttttttaaatattttagttggttgtaggcatgggcgataatgaaaatgattatcgataattatcaattatcgataatcgataattatcgactttttttatcgaaaattatcaaaaaaatatcgataatcgataattattgatattttgataattatcaagatatcgatatttcggtccgaaaatccgatatttatcgatatattccgatatatcggtatattatcatgaattttcagataaatatcaaaatatcgatattttgataattatcgaatttcgatattttgataattatcgataatcattaaattatcgataacgatatgattaatcaattatcgataatttctttcgattgatattatcgataattttgaacgcctcccatccctagtTGGTTGTGTTCAGTAAAGTCGATTCTCAACTCCTTATTGAATTTGTCAGGTAATTGTGTCAGTAAACAGACGGTCATctgaaattgacaaaattgactGGTAGCTCAAATGTAGCTaagcaaaacaaacgaaatcaGGAAATGTTTAACGAACATTATGAAATGTTTTAGCCAAaagattttatcattttaagcTTGCcgttattaaaatattaaataaaaaaaacgcatGAAATTGGACTCGAACccaaaaaaacatcaaaaagtGTGTTACTAACTGCACATGTTTACACACTCGGCCACAGAGGCTTTGTGCTCTCGAATCTATAATTTTTGGTTTGATTGTTGACATTTTAGGAGCAGAAGGTTGAATGAAACAATACAATTTAGTGGCACCACTACCGAATCAAAACCCATTCTGTCTGTATGTAGTAGTAATAATTAGACACTAAGCTTATAATTCGCTATGCACAATTTTATCGATGAAACGTTTAAATAGGAGTTTTTCATTGATGTTCGTATAAGTGATCCTGTATGTAAATGCATTTATGTCATTTTACAATACGTGAAcacttttgcatttttttaaattttaattaactcCGCCGCAAATAATACATTCGATGACCTTATacgaaattgtgtttttacAAATAGTGAAAAGTGAATGTATTTGTGGAAAGAAAGTTACGAAGGATGGCTTACACGGTttatttctctcaatttttttttcgatttcctactgaggTCTTcctgttaatttttctttgatttacaatcgaaattttcctacTGAGACATTTCTagaaaacaaacagaaaaggCCTTAGTGGAAAAATGTCGATAGGAAATTATAGATTTTGTCTATGTTCGCTAAAATGagcttcatttgtttgaacaataaatggttgaaattcaaaaaaggcCTCGTCGGGACTTCGCCCGACTAAGGCAAAGGCAAAAGGCCCTTCAagaatcgcccgaacgcccagtatggccattggccagtccgggcctggtTGTAATTATTCTGTTTCACAGTCTTATTGTCAACGCTAATTAGAAGTAAGTGGTGCGAATGTAGAACGATTAGATTTTCTACGATAGATGTTCTTTTCTTGCTTTTATGTACAAAAGGAAGTCCCCCAAAACTTATTACCTTCACATAACCCTTTAACGTGAATAAAATATAACGACTCGTGCGAATTTCACACTCgtgtgaattttaaaaatttctgtttgattgttttgtTAATGTCATTCCATACACTTGAATAAcgattcaaaaattggtttttcataaaattttctacattttttatgCCATGGCGTGAAATCTGCTACTTTTGCCCATGATAGCTGACTAaacaccgtgatagctgactaaacaccgtgatagctgactaaacaccgtgatagctgactaaacaccgtgatagctgactaaacaccgtgatagctgactaaacaccgtgatagctgactaaacaccgtgatagctgactaaacaccgtgatagctgactaaacaccgtgatagctgactaaacaccgtgatagctgactaaacaccgtgatagctgactaaacaccgtgatagctgactaaacaccgtgatagctgactaaacaaaaaaaaaaaaaaaaaactaaacaccgtgatagctgactaaacaccgtgatagctgactaaacaccgtgatagctgactaaacaccgtgatagctgactaaacaccgtgatagctgactaaaCACCGTGATAGAAAAACGATAGACTAaacaccgtgatagctgactaaacaccgtgatagctgactaaacaccgtgatagctgaaaacataaaacaccgtgatagctgactaaacaccgtgatagctgactaaacaccgtgatagctgactaaacaccgcaccgtgatagctgactaaacaccgtgatagctgactaaacaccgtgatagctgactaaacaccgtgatagctgactaaacaccgtgatagctgactaaacaccgtgatagctgactaaacaccgtgatagctgactaaacaccgtgatagctgactaaacaccgtgatagctgactaaacaccgtgatagctgactaaacaccgtgatagctgactaaacaccgtgatagctgactaaacaccgtgatagctgactaaacaccgtgatagctgactaaacaccgtgatagctgactaaacaccgtgatagctgactaaacaccgtgatagctgactaaacaccgtgatagctgactaaacaccgtgatagctgactaaacaccgtgatagctgactaaacaccgtgatagctgactaaacaccgtgatagctgactaaacaccgtgatagctgactaaacaccgtgatagctgactaaacaccgtgatagctgactaaacaccgtgatagctgactaaacaccgtgatagctgactaaacaccgtga is a window of Bradysia coprophila strain Holo2 unplaced genomic scaffold, BU_Bcop_v1 contig_350, whole genome shotgun sequence DNA encoding:
- the LOC119080076 gene encoding uncharacterized protein LOC119080076, which encodes MITRSKSKNYQKLNFHRKMSNIFGFSEDMLPRHFPKVHRAKALQPVDETVIVTPQPTLPSVSLICTSENSIKPQHPIRKWNDRQCHAILQNDSMKHQAKSVKKHVRFVANNGDINRYISTERRDADVRSKLECSFFESQQKHRLYQPRRIKSEVADNIRQTPYEMSFLATEATRENCLSRSRFLPSDCHHQLHGNGPSKITDLQAENVVYGPREMVSEQSSQSHSSYEILLNILEEQQHHIAMQRNQILMQEKQNLEQQKEICILEYQIQQLLLQKEAVVIQTYEPTSSANIYKTKSVFPQEPPMDFGCKLSGFSNDTNNDQSVKNFGVSQVTNVAVSSFVFDTYGAANSAIFYNNINETVSASPLSSTSPATTPSCNSYGQSQLALDRSLVLNMLRMKYKCSEVEKSLDANQRQSDNHQFSDDIPFDVYDYLVRHGLIARQA